A section of the Streptomyces sp. Je 1-369 genome encodes:
- a CDS encoding ABC transporter ATP-binding protein, translating into MGVEVVVEGLTKSFGKQNIWQNVTLTLPRGEVSVMLGPSGTGKTVFLKSIVGLVRPERGHVHIDGVDMVNSRERDVYEARKLFGLMFQDGALFGSLSLFDNVAFPLREHTRKKEAEIRRIVMERLDLVGLAGAEKKLPGEISGGMRKRVGLARALVLDPQIILCDEPDSGLDPVRTSYLSQLLIDINAEIDATMLIVTHNLDIAATVPDNMGMLFRRNLVTFGPREVLLTSEEPVVEQFLNARRAGPIGMSEEKDQATLDLEAAHGIVAGPPTERTIVPQLAPTPGLPERRAVRRRQERVKGMLHELPPAARRAIEASLRGDDAPTLVAPRVSRGAGA; encoded by the coding sequence ATGGGAGTCGAAGTGGTCGTCGAAGGGCTGACCAAGTCGTTCGGAAAGCAGAACATCTGGCAGAACGTGACGCTCACCCTGCCGCGCGGCGAGGTCAGCGTGATGCTCGGCCCGTCCGGTACCGGCAAGACGGTCTTCCTGAAGTCGATCGTCGGCCTGGTCCGCCCCGAACGAGGACACGTCCACATCGACGGTGTGGACATGGTCAACAGCCGTGAACGGGACGTGTACGAGGCCCGCAAGCTGTTCGGCCTGATGTTCCAGGACGGCGCGCTCTTCGGCTCGCTCAGCCTCTTCGACAACGTCGCGTTCCCGCTGCGCGAGCACACCCGCAAGAAGGAGGCGGAGATCCGCCGCATCGTCATGGAGCGGCTCGATCTGGTCGGCCTCGCCGGTGCCGAGAAGAAGCTGCCCGGCGAGATATCGGGCGGCATGCGCAAACGCGTGGGCCTGGCCAGGGCGCTCGTGCTCGACCCGCAGATCATCCTCTGTGACGAGCCGGACTCGGGGCTCGACCCGGTGCGCACCTCGTACCTCTCGCAGCTCCTCATCGACATCAACGCGGAGATCGACGCGACGATGCTCATCGTCACCCATAACCTCGACATCGCGGCGACCGTCCCGGACAACATGGGGATGCTGTTCCGCCGCAACCTCGTGACGTTCGGGCCCCGCGAAGTGCTCCTCACCAGCGAGGAACCGGTGGTCGAGCAGTTCCTCAACGCCCGCCGGGCCGGACCCATCGGCATGTCCGAGGAGAAGGACCAGGCAACCCTGGACCTGGAGGCGGCCCACGGCATCGTCGCCGGGCCCCCCACGGAGCGGACCATCGTGCCGCAGCTGGCGCCCACGCCCGGGCTGCCGGAGCGGCGGGCGGTCCGCCGCCGCCAGGAGCGGGTCAAGGGCATGCTGCACGAGCTGCCGCCCGCGGCCCGCCGCGCCATCGAGGCGAGCCTGCGGGGTGACGACGCGCCCACGCTGGTCGCGCCCCGCGTGAGCAGAGGAGCGGGCGCATGA
- a CDS encoding MlaE family ABC transporter permease — MTAPPAARPPLPGLGVLREIGHMFALAVSVVRLTFKRPFQWREFVEQFWFIASVTILPAILVTIPFGAVIALQVGSLIEQFGAQSFTGGASVLVIIQQASPLIVSLLISGVAGSAICADLASRTIREELDAMRVMGVSPVQRLVVPRVLAVTLVGLLLNGLVSVVGTLGGYFFNVIMQNGTPGAYVASFSALAQLPDLYISELKALIFGFIAGVVAAYRGLHPKGGPKGVGDVVNQSVVFTFLILFFVNTVLTGIYLQLVPSKGL; from the coding sequence ATGACAGCTCCTCCCGCCGCGCGTCCGCCCCTGCCCGGCCTCGGCGTGCTGCGCGAGATCGGCCACATGTTCGCGCTCGCGGTGAGCGTGGTCCGCCTGACCTTCAAACGGCCCTTCCAATGGCGGGAGTTCGTCGAGCAGTTCTGGTTCATCGCGAGCGTCACCATCCTGCCCGCCATCCTCGTGACCATCCCGTTCGGGGCGGTGATCGCCCTCCAAGTCGGCTCACTCATCGAGCAGTTCGGCGCCCAGTCCTTCACCGGCGGCGCCAGCGTCCTCGTCATCATCCAGCAGGCGAGCCCGCTGATCGTGTCGCTGCTCATCTCCGGCGTCGCGGGATCCGCGATCTGCGCGGACCTCGCCTCGCGCACCATCCGCGAGGAGCTCGACGCCATGCGCGTCATGGGCGTCTCGCCCGTCCAGCGCCTCGTCGTCCCCCGGGTGCTCGCCGTTACCCTGGTGGGGCTGCTGCTCAACGGCCTCGTCTCGGTGGTCGGCACCCTCGGCGGCTATTTCTTCAACGTCATCATGCAGAACGGCACCCCGGGCGCGTACGTCGCGAGCTTCTCCGCGCTCGCCCAACTGCCCGACCTCTACATCAGCGAGCTGAAAGCGCTGATCTTCGGCTTCATCGCCGGTGTCGTCGCCGCGTACCGCGGACTCCATCCCAAGGGCGGACCGAAGGGCGTCGGCGACGTGGTGAACCAGTCCGTCGTCTTCACCTTCCTCATCCTCTTCTTCGTCAACACGGTCCTGACGGGCATCTATCTGCAACTCGTCCCCTCGAAGGGGCTGTGA